In Leopardus geoffroyi isolate Oge1 chromosome D1, O.geoffroyi_Oge1_pat1.0, whole genome shotgun sequence, a single window of DNA contains:
- the DRD4 gene encoding D(4) dopamine receptor — translation MGNRSAADADGLLQGRGPGAGGGAGTPGAAAALAGGVLLIGAVLAGNALVCVSVAAERALQTPTNYFIVSLAAADLLLALLVLPLFVYSEVQGGVWLFGPGLCDALMAMDVMLCTASIFNLCAISVDRFVAVAVPLSYNRQGAGGRQLLLIGATWLLSAAVAAPVLCGLNDPRGRDPAVCRLENRDYVVYSSVCSFFLPCPLMLLLYWATFRGLRRWEAARQAKLHCRAPRRPSGPGPPPPEAGESPEAVAPPDAVPAEPPRQAPRRRRAKITGRERKAMRVLPVVVGAFLVCWTPFFVVHITRGLCPTCAVPPRLVSAVTWLGYVNSALNPVIYTVFNAEFRTVFRKALRLCCWADPSACAHCVLCEDLGPGGPGHASGGRTPVREGVLYD, via the exons ATGGGGAACCGCAGCGCCGCGGACGCGGATGGGCTGCTGCAGGGGCGCGGGCCGGGagcgggcggcggcgcggggacccccggggcggcggcggcgctggcgGGGGGCGTGCTGCTCATCGGCGCGGTACTCGCGGGGAACGCGCTCGTGTGCGTGAGCGTGGCGGCCGAGCGCGCCCTGCAGACGCCCACCAACTACTTCATCGTGAGCCTGGCAGCCGCCGACCTGCTGCTCGCCCTGCTAGTGCTGCCGCTCTTCGTCTACTCCGAG GTCCAGGGCGGCGTGTGGCTGTTCGGTCCCGGCCTCTGCGACGCGCTCATGGCGATGGACGTCATGCTGTGCACCGCCTCCATCTTCAACCTGTGCGCCATCAGCGTGGACAG GTTCGTGGCCGTGGCCGTGCCGCTGAGCTACAACCGCCAGGGCGCCGGGGGGCGTCAGCTGCTGCTCATCGGCGCCACGTGGCTGCTgtcggcggcggtggcggcgccCGTGCTGTGCGGCCTCAACGACCCGCGCGGCCGCGACCCCGCCGTGTGCCGCCTGGAGAACCGCGACTACGTGGTGTACTCGTCCGTGTGctccttcttcctgccctgcccgCTCATGCTGCTGCTCTACTGGGCCACGTTCCGGGGCCTGCGGCGCTGGGAGGCGGCTCGCCAGGCCAAGCTGCACTGCCGGGCGCCTCGTCGGCCCAGCGGCCCCGGCCCACCGCCCCCCGAGGCCGGCGAGTCCCCCGAGGCCGTCGCGCCCCCCGACGCCGTCCCAGCCGAGCCGCCGCGGCAGGCACCCAGGAGGAGGCGCGCCAAGATCACCGGCCGGGAGCGCAAGGCCATGAGGGTCCTGCCGGTGGTGGTCG gggcCTTCCTGGTGTGCTGGACTCCCTTCTTTGTGGTGCACATCACCCGGGGACTGTGTCCTACCTGCGCCGTGCCCCCGCGGCTGGTCAGCGCGGTCACCTGGCTGGGCTACGTCAACAGCGCCCTCAACCCCGTCATCTACACCGTCTTCAACGCCGAGTTCCGCACCGTCTTCCGCAAGGCCCTGCGCCTCTGCTGCTGGGCGGATCCCTCCGCGTGCGCCCACTGCGTCCTCTGCGAGGACCTGGGCCCCGGAGGACCCGGCCATGCCTCCGGGGGCAGGACCCCAGTAAGGGAGGGGGTTTTGTACGACTAA